One window from the genome of Bacillus rossius redtenbacheri isolate Brsri chromosome 10, Brsri_v3, whole genome shotgun sequence encodes:
- the LOC134535648 gene encoding chaoptin-like: protein MELATCLALLAAACLVQADGPCAANPMCRCRFHDGSRELSEVACSGVPLSLVPELPAGGALVQLDVVGAGLEVLDGDSLRGARAEFLRFASNELQHLDQDVFSSMATLMSLDLSFNELDEVPFVPLQYVRTLDWLNLQNNYITRVDSATTHGWAQAESSLTTLFLGDNELTGLPPYRGGLSPAALRACRKLAWLNLDGNKLSSLEPDTLPASLRTLGASRNLLTSFPAAALEELPDLAWLDLRGNYIDSVPAGAFRTSKHLDRLDLGENVIETLPPTMFNRSLTVRDLNLDYNYVKSLPPQAFGGTNVGRLYLSYNRLGSVDHMAFVGLGHTLEFLDMDHNDLQQVPKALRLLKRLNYLYISYNNISVVARDAFEGFAASLRALSLAGNFLRRIPREALADCRSLTYFNIAYNKIDVVSAEDLEWAESLDTLFLQSNHLTTLAATTFKKTPLLRELSLSFNKLTKFDPGTFTDISKNLQSLELSFSLESERFLDDILKPLKYLQWLSLDNNNFGKLNSNVLYSFGKLQYLDLEYSRLDSIPPELFNGDIHEHLRDLRLSHNNIETIESDSFSSMNSLQTVVLVDNRLKSIATHAFDSLQNVITIDMSENMIGSIAPRSFYNLPKVLHLNLQGNSLNELSLSVFYNVSSVSAPVSLNVSRNNISQLYPGDTGSAVHMHSLDFSHNKVAEVPVNFLQRFADSMRRLHMGHNLVRALNQAAFGTLGVLEVLTLEGNRVSEVSKDAFRGLESLQVLVASANAIEQLQAQQFSCLRRLRVVDLSRNRIRSLPRDVFAGTRLERLDLSGNDVVAMPGGALGPVAATLRRLDLSGNRLEHLDASMFPAASRLSRLDLARNRLTALPDDVFAGLGRLVRLDLGGNSLRGDLPRVLRPLRRLRRLGLAAAGLREAPRLPLPALVALDLSGNLLQDLPGDRVRELARLQELSLAGNRLPSVPAGAWPHLPVLRVLALSANPIKASTLL, encoded by the exons ATGGAGCTGGCGACTTGCTTGGCGCTACTGGCCGCGGCCTGCCTAGTCCAGGCGGACGGCCCCTGCGCCGCCAACCCCATGTGCCGGTGCCGCTTCCACGACGGCAGCCGCGAGCTGTCCGAGGTGGCCTGCTCCGGCGTGCCGCTGTCGCTCGTGCCCG AGCTGCCCGCCGGCGGCGCGCTGGTGCAGTTGGACGTGGTGGGCGCCGGACTCGAGGTACTCGACGGCGACTCCCTGCGCGGCGCGCGGGCGGAGTTCCTGCGCTTCGCGTCCAACGAGCTCCAGCACCTGGACCAGGACGTCTTCAG TTCGATGGCTACACTCATGTCCCTCGATCTCAGTTTCAACGAGTTGGATGAAGTTCCGTTCGTGCCTCTGCAGTACGTGAGAACACTCGACTGGCTCAACCTGCAAAA CAACTACATAACCCGCGTGGACTCGGCGACCACCCACGGCTGGGCGCAGGCCGAGAGCTCGCTGACGACGCTGTTCCTGGGCGACAACGAGCTGACGGGGCTGCCCCCCTACCGCGGCGGCCTGTCGCCCGCCGCCCTCCGCGCCTGCCGCAAGCTCGCCTGGCTCAACCTGGACGGCAACAAGCTGTCCTCGCTGGAGCCCGACACGCTTCCCGCCAGCCTGCGGACGCTGGGCGCCTCGCGCAACCTGCTCACGAGCTTCCCCGCCGCGGCGCTGGAGGAGCTGCCGGACCTCGCGTGGCTCGACCTGCGAGGCAACTACATCGACTCCGTGCCCGCAGGCGCCTTCCGCACGAGCAAGCACCTGGACAGGCTCGACCTGGGCGAGAACGTCATAGAGACGCTCCCGCCCACCATGTTCAACCGCTCGCTGACGGTGCGCGACCTCAACCTCGACTACAACTACGTCAAGTCCTTGCCGCCGCAGGCGTTCGGCGGGACCAACGTGGGCAGGCTGTATCTGTCGTACAACCGGCTGGGGAGCGTCGACCACATGGCCTTCGTCGGTCTGGGGCACACGCTCGAGTTCCTGGACATGGACCACAACGACCTCCAGCAAGTCCCCAAGGCCCTGCGGCTGCTCAAGAGGCTCAACTACCTGTACATCTCCTACAACAACATCAGCGTCGTCGCGAGGGACGCGTTCGAAGGCTTCGCCGCGTCGCTCAGAGCCTTGTCCCTGGCGGGCAACTTCCTCCGCCGCATCCCCAGAGAGGCGCTGGCGGACTGCAGGTCGCTCACGTACTTCAACATCGCCTACAACAAGATAGATGTCGTAAGTGCCGAGGACTTGGAGTGGGCGGAATCACTAGACACGCTTTTCTTGCAAAGCAATCATCTTACCACGCTCGCTGCAACCACGTTCAAGAAGACGCCACTTCTCCGAGAATTGAGCTTGTCTTTTAACAAACTAACAAAATTTGACCCAGGAACGTTTACTGACATTTCTAAGAATTTACAAAGTCTTGAGCTAAGTTTTAGTCTAGAAAGTGAAcgttttcttgatgatatcttaaaacctttaaaatatttgcaatggCTTTCTTTGGACAATAACAATTTCGGAAAGCTAAATTCAAATGTTCTGTACAGTTTCGGAAAATTGCAGTATCTTGATCTCGAATATAGTCGCTTGGATTCCATTCCTCCTGAACTTTTCAATGGAGATATACACGAACATTTGCGCGATTTAAGATTATCTCACAATAATATAGAAACCATTGAAAGTGACTCTTTTTCTTCAATGAACAGTTTGCAAACCGTCGTGCTGGTGGATAACAGGTTGAAGAGTATCGCGACACACGCTTTCGATAGTTTACAGAACGTGATTACCATCGATATGTCCGAGAACATGATCGGCTCCATTGCCCCCAGGTCATTTTACAACTTGCCCAAAGTACTTCACTTGAACCTCCAGGGTAACTCGCTGAACGAACTCTCGCTCAGTGTTTTTTACAACGTGTCCAGTGTTTCTGCGCCCGTGAGTCTGAACGTGTCGCGCAACAACATATCGCAGCTGTATCCCGGCGACACCGGGTCGGCGGTGCACATGCACAGCCTCGACTTCAGCCACAACAAGGTCGCCGAGGTCCCGGTGAACTTCCTGCAGCGGTTCGCCGACTCGATGCGCCGCCTCCACATGGGGCACAACCTGGTGCGCGCGCTGAACCAGGCGGCGTTCGGCACCCTCGGCGTGCTGGAGGTGCTGACCTTGGAGGGCAACCGGGTGTCGGAGGTGAGCAAGGACGCGTTCCGGGGCCTGGAGTCCCTGCAGGTGCTCGTCGCGTCGGCCAACGCGATCGAGCAGCTGCAGGCGCAGCAGTTCTCGTGCCTGCGGCGGCTGAGGGTCGTTGACCTGTCGCGCAACAGGATACGCTCGCTGCCGCGCGACGTGTTCGCCGGCACGCGGCTCGAGCGCCTCGACCTGTCGGGCAACGACGTGGTGGCCATGCCCGGCGGCGCCCTGGGCCCCGTGGCCGCCACGCTGCGGCGCCTGGACCTCTCCGGGAACCGCCTGGAGCACCTGGACGCCAGCATGTTCCCGGCCGCCTCGCGGCTCTCCCGGCTCGACCTGGCGCGCAACAGGCTGACGGCGCTGCCGGACGACGTGTTCGCCGGCCTGGGGCGGCTCGTGAGGCTGGACCTGGGCGGCAACTCCCTGCGCGGGGACCTGCCCCGGGTGCTGCGGCCCCTGCGGAGACTGCGGCGCCTGGGGCTGGCCGCCGCCGGGCTGCGCGAGGCTCCCCGCCTGCCGCTGCCCGCGCTCGTGGCTCTGGACCTCTCGGGAAACCTGCTGCAGGACCTGCCCGGGGACCGCGTGCGCGAGCTGGCCCGGCTGCAGGAGCTGTCACTCGCCGGCAACCGGCTGCCGTCCGTGCCCGCCGGCGCCTGGCCGCACCTGCCCGTGCTGCGCGTGCTGGCGCTGTCCGCCAACCCCATCAAGGCAAGCACACTTCTGTAG